A portion of the Ptiloglossa arizonensis isolate GNS036 chromosome 11, iyPtiAriz1_principal, whole genome shotgun sequence genome contains these proteins:
- the Rump gene encoding heterogeneous nuclear ribonucleoprotein rumpelstiltskin isoform X3: MIKQDESQVQNNDERDRSRERDRNRRSDRQTRINCTNRDRSRERNDRGGRKASDRRIYVSNIPYDFRWQDLKDLFRTEIGKVAHVELFTDENDKPRGCGIVEFEDSDSVKVAVEKMHRYDIKGRKLVVKEVDFDIERDKYGRLATARNNDRVRDDRFRDPPRPQGGGRQNMNAPTGGGGGGGGGGGGGGGGGGDNKFGNTYGLSTQFLESLGINGPLVTRVFVANLDYKVDEKKLLEVFKLAGKVLHVELGKDKDGKSRGFGVVEYDHPVESVQAISMLHNQQLFDRRMTVRLDRANEPDMPPKLPEGLKGIGMGLGAGGNRLMDVARNIPNVQANNPPVVNPISAPVLAAGAFGAGLNNVVPAQLASALTNTNAAALQASLAGGLSANLTTSSLLNSSLTNELASNLNSFGGGVGGFGGNNAFGGSNFGGGRDFDGGFNRGDNDRGPGGGGGFVGNQGQGGGGNRQNTNGSRPMSDTVIIGNLPPNTTWQMLRDKFQDVGEVKFAEMRGTDMGMVRFASEWDAERAVSMMNRSRIDGRTIDVRLY; encoded by the exons ATGATCAAACAAGACGA GAGTCAAGTACAAAATAATGACGAGAGGGACAGAAGTAGGGAACGTGATCGTAATCGGAGatcggatagacaaactcgcaTAAATTGTACTAACCGTGATCGAAGCAGAGAACGTAACGATCGTGGTGGTAGAAAAGCTTCAGATCGCCGTATTTATGTATCAAACATTCCCTATGATTTTCGATGGCAAGATCTTAAAGATCTCTTCAGAACTGAGATCGGAAAGGTCGCGCATGTGGAACTTTTTACCGATGAAAATGACAAACCAAGAGGCTGTGGAATTGTTGAATTTGAAGATTCAGACTCCGTAAAAGTTGCTGTAGAAAAAATGCATCGATATGATATTAAAGGGAGAAAACTTGTGGTAAAAGAGGTA GACTTTGACATTGAACGTGACAAATATGGTCGTTTAGCAACAGCTCGAAACAATGACAGAGTTCGCGATGATAGATTTAGGGATCCACCAAGACCACAGGGGGGTGGGAGGCAAAATATGAATGCTCCTactggcggcggtggtggtggcggcggtggaggtggcggcggcggcggtggtggcggtgataATAAATTTGGAAATACCTATGGTCTAAGTACTCAGTTTTTAGAATCCTTAGGAATTAACGGGCCATTGGTTACTAGAGTATTTGTGGCAAAC CTTGATTATAAAGTGGATGAAAAGAAATTGTTAGAAGTATTCAAATTAGCTGGTAAAGTACTGCATGTTGAGTTAGGGAAGGATAAAGATGGAAAATCTAGAGGATTTGGAGTTGTAGAATATGATCATCCGGTAGAATCGGTGCAGGCTATATCCATGCTTCACAATCAGCAACTTTTTGACAGACGTATGACTGTTCGACTCGATAGAGCAAATGAACCAGATATGCCACCAAAGTTACCAGAAG GTTTGAAGGGAATTGGAATGGGACTCGGAGCTGGTGGTAATAGATTAATGGATGTAGCTAGAAATATTCCTAATGTTCAAGCAAACAATCCACCTGTTGTAAATCCTATTTCTGCGCCTGTGTTGGCTGCTGGTGCCTTTGGGGCTGGTTTAAACAACGTTGTACCTGCACAATTAG CATCCGCGTTAACAAACACAAATGCTGCAGCTCTTCAAGCAAGTCTTGCTGGAGGTTTAAGTGCAAATCTGACCACCAGTTCTTTACTGAATTCATCTTTGACAAATGAATTGGCGTCTAATTTAAATAGTTTTGGAGGAGGAGTTGGAG GCTTCGGTGGAAACAATGCATTTGGTGGTTCTAACTTCGGTGGCGGCAGAGATTTTGATGGCGGATTCAACAGAGGAGACAACGATCGCGGtcccggcggtggtggtggttttGTTGGGAATCAGGGTCAAGGAGGAGGTGGTAACAGACAAAATACGAATGGTTCACGACCGATGTCAGATACTGTTATTATAGGAAAT CTACCACCAAACACAACGTGGCAAATGTTACGAGATAAATTTCAGGATGTTGGAGAAGTCAAATTTGCCGAAATGCGGGGCACTGATATGGGAATGGTGCGATTCGCATCTGAATGGGATGCTGAACGTGCTGTGT CTATGATGAATCGGTCGCGCATCGACGGCAGAACAATCGATGTTCGCCTTTACTAA
- the Rump gene encoding heterogeneous nuclear ribonucleoprotein rumpelstiltskin isoform X1 — MIKQDESQVQNNDERDRSRERDRNRRSDRQTRINCTNRDRSRERNDRGGRKASDRRIYVSNIPYDFRWQDLKDLFRTEIGKVAHVELFTDENDKPRGCGIVEFEDSDSVKVAVEKMHRYDIKGRKLVVKEVDFDIERDKYGRLATARNNDRVRDDRFRDPPRPQGGGRQNMNAPTGGGGGGGGGGGGGGGGGGDNKFGNTYGLSTQFLESLGINGPLVTRVFVANLDYKVDEKKLLEVFKLAGKVLHVELGKDKDGKSRGFGVVEYDHPVESVQAISMLHNQQLFDRRMTVRLDRANEPDMPPKLPEGLKGIGMGLGAGGNRLMDVARNIPNVQANNPPVVNPISAPVLAAGAFGAGLNNVVPAQLASALTNTNAAALQASLAGGLSANLTTSSLLNSSLTNELASNLNSFGGGVGGLSNLQASLSGGQGNNSFAPRGLSKMDNDVGFGGNNAFGGSNFGGGRDFDGGFNRGDNDRGPGGGGGFVGNQGQGGGGNRQNTNGSRPMSDTVIIGNLPPNTTWQMLRDKFQDVGEVKFAEMRGTDMGMVRFASEWDAERAVSMMNRSRIDGRTIDVRLY; from the exons ATGATCAAACAAGACGA GAGTCAAGTACAAAATAATGACGAGAGGGACAGAAGTAGGGAACGTGATCGTAATCGGAGatcggatagacaaactcgcaTAAATTGTACTAACCGTGATCGAAGCAGAGAACGTAACGATCGTGGTGGTAGAAAAGCTTCAGATCGCCGTATTTATGTATCAAACATTCCCTATGATTTTCGATGGCAAGATCTTAAAGATCTCTTCAGAACTGAGATCGGAAAGGTCGCGCATGTGGAACTTTTTACCGATGAAAATGACAAACCAAGAGGCTGTGGAATTGTTGAATTTGAAGATTCAGACTCCGTAAAAGTTGCTGTAGAAAAAATGCATCGATATGATATTAAAGGGAGAAAACTTGTGGTAAAAGAGGTA GACTTTGACATTGAACGTGACAAATATGGTCGTTTAGCAACAGCTCGAAACAATGACAGAGTTCGCGATGATAGATTTAGGGATCCACCAAGACCACAGGGGGGTGGGAGGCAAAATATGAATGCTCCTactggcggcggtggtggtggcggcggtggaggtggcggcggcggcggtggtggcggtgataATAAATTTGGAAATACCTATGGTCTAAGTACTCAGTTTTTAGAATCCTTAGGAATTAACGGGCCATTGGTTACTAGAGTATTTGTGGCAAAC CTTGATTATAAAGTGGATGAAAAGAAATTGTTAGAAGTATTCAAATTAGCTGGTAAAGTACTGCATGTTGAGTTAGGGAAGGATAAAGATGGAAAATCTAGAGGATTTGGAGTTGTAGAATATGATCATCCGGTAGAATCGGTGCAGGCTATATCCATGCTTCACAATCAGCAACTTTTTGACAGACGTATGACTGTTCGACTCGATAGAGCAAATGAACCAGATATGCCACCAAAGTTACCAGAAG GTTTGAAGGGAATTGGAATGGGACTCGGAGCTGGTGGTAATAGATTAATGGATGTAGCTAGAAATATTCCTAATGTTCAAGCAAACAATCCACCTGTTGTAAATCCTATTTCTGCGCCTGTGTTGGCTGCTGGTGCCTTTGGGGCTGGTTTAAACAACGTTGTACCTGCACAATTAG CATCCGCGTTAACAAACACAAATGCTGCAGCTCTTCAAGCAAGTCTTGCTGGAGGTTTAAGTGCAAATCTGACCACCAGTTCTTTACTGAATTCATCTTTGACAAATGAATTGGCGTCTAATTTAAATAGTTTTGGAGGAGGAGTTGGAGGTTTGTCTAATTTACAGGCCTCTTTATCTGGTGGACAAGGCAACAATTCGTTCGCACCGCGAGGCTTATCTAAAATGGACAATGATGTAGGCTTCGGTGGAAACAATGCATTTGGTGGTTCTAACTTCGGTGGCGGCAGAGATTTTGATGGCGGATTCAACAGAGGAGACAACGATCGCGGtcccggcggtggtggtggttttGTTGGGAATCAGGGTCAAGGAGGAGGTGGTAACAGACAAAATACGAATGGTTCACGACCGATGTCAGATACTGTTATTATAGGAAAT CTACCACCAAACACAACGTGGCAAATGTTACGAGATAAATTTCAGGATGTTGGAGAAGTCAAATTTGCCGAAATGCGGGGCACTGATATGGGAATGGTGCGATTCGCATCTGAATGGGATGCTGAACGTGCTGTGT CTATGATGAATCGGTCGCGCATCGACGGCAGAACAATCGATGTTCGCCTTTACTAA
- the Rump gene encoding heterogeneous nuclear ribonucleoprotein rumpelstiltskin isoform X2, protein MIKQDESQVQNNDERDRSRERDRNRRSDRQTRINCTNRDRSRERNDRGGRKASDRRIYVSNIPYDFRWQDLKDLFRTEIGKVAHVELFTDENDKPRGCGIVEFEDSDSVKVAVEKMHRYDIKGRKLVVKEDFDIERDKYGRLATARNNDRVRDDRFRDPPRPQGGGRQNMNAPTGGGGGGGGGGGGGGGGGGDNKFGNTYGLSTQFLESLGINGPLVTRVFVANLDYKVDEKKLLEVFKLAGKVLHVELGKDKDGKSRGFGVVEYDHPVESVQAISMLHNQQLFDRRMTVRLDRANEPDMPPKLPEGLKGIGMGLGAGGNRLMDVARNIPNVQANNPPVVNPISAPVLAAGAFGAGLNNVVPAQLASALTNTNAAALQASLAGGLSANLTTSSLLNSSLTNELASNLNSFGGGVGGLSNLQASLSGGQGNNSFAPRGLSKMDNDVGFGGNNAFGGSNFGGGRDFDGGFNRGDNDRGPGGGGGFVGNQGQGGGGNRQNTNGSRPMSDTVIIGNLPPNTTWQMLRDKFQDVGEVKFAEMRGTDMGMVRFASEWDAERAVSMMNRSRIDGRTIDVRLY, encoded by the exons ATGATCAAACAAGACGA GAGTCAAGTACAAAATAATGACGAGAGGGACAGAAGTAGGGAACGTGATCGTAATCGGAGatcggatagacaaactcgcaTAAATTGTACTAACCGTGATCGAAGCAGAGAACGTAACGATCGTGGTGGTAGAAAAGCTTCAGATCGCCGTATTTATGTATCAAACATTCCCTATGATTTTCGATGGCAAGATCTTAAAGATCTCTTCAGAACTGAGATCGGAAAGGTCGCGCATGTGGAACTTTTTACCGATGAAAATGACAAACCAAGAGGCTGTGGAATTGTTGAATTTGAAGATTCAGACTCCGTAAAAGTTGCTGTAGAAAAAATGCATCGATATGATATTAAAGGGAGAAAACTTGTGGTAAAAGAG GACTTTGACATTGAACGTGACAAATATGGTCGTTTAGCAACAGCTCGAAACAATGACAGAGTTCGCGATGATAGATTTAGGGATCCACCAAGACCACAGGGGGGTGGGAGGCAAAATATGAATGCTCCTactggcggcggtggtggtggcggcggtggaggtggcggcggcggcggtggtggcggtgataATAAATTTGGAAATACCTATGGTCTAAGTACTCAGTTTTTAGAATCCTTAGGAATTAACGGGCCATTGGTTACTAGAGTATTTGTGGCAAAC CTTGATTATAAAGTGGATGAAAAGAAATTGTTAGAAGTATTCAAATTAGCTGGTAAAGTACTGCATGTTGAGTTAGGGAAGGATAAAGATGGAAAATCTAGAGGATTTGGAGTTGTAGAATATGATCATCCGGTAGAATCGGTGCAGGCTATATCCATGCTTCACAATCAGCAACTTTTTGACAGACGTATGACTGTTCGACTCGATAGAGCAAATGAACCAGATATGCCACCAAAGTTACCAGAAG GTTTGAAGGGAATTGGAATGGGACTCGGAGCTGGTGGTAATAGATTAATGGATGTAGCTAGAAATATTCCTAATGTTCAAGCAAACAATCCACCTGTTGTAAATCCTATTTCTGCGCCTGTGTTGGCTGCTGGTGCCTTTGGGGCTGGTTTAAACAACGTTGTACCTGCACAATTAG CATCCGCGTTAACAAACACAAATGCTGCAGCTCTTCAAGCAAGTCTTGCTGGAGGTTTAAGTGCAAATCTGACCACCAGTTCTTTACTGAATTCATCTTTGACAAATGAATTGGCGTCTAATTTAAATAGTTTTGGAGGAGGAGTTGGAGGTTTGTCTAATTTACAGGCCTCTTTATCTGGTGGACAAGGCAACAATTCGTTCGCACCGCGAGGCTTATCTAAAATGGACAATGATGTAGGCTTCGGTGGAAACAATGCATTTGGTGGTTCTAACTTCGGTGGCGGCAGAGATTTTGATGGCGGATTCAACAGAGGAGACAACGATCGCGGtcccggcggtggtggtggttttGTTGGGAATCAGGGTCAAGGAGGAGGTGGTAACAGACAAAATACGAATGGTTCACGACCGATGTCAGATACTGTTATTATAGGAAAT CTACCACCAAACACAACGTGGCAAATGTTACGAGATAAATTTCAGGATGTTGGAGAAGTCAAATTTGCCGAAATGCGGGGCACTGATATGGGAATGGTGCGATTCGCATCTGAATGGGATGCTGAACGTGCTGTGT CTATGATGAATCGGTCGCGCATCGACGGCAGAACAATCGATGTTCGCCTTTACTAA